The sequence GGTGCACGTCCGCCAATGCGCGGAAGAACAGGTCGATGGCCACCTGCGGGCCGCGCTCGCGCTCAGGTTTCTGCAGGCGCAGGTAACCGTCGTTCATCGACAGGTCGAGCGCCGGCAGAATCACATAGATGCGGTTGCGTTCGATCGCGACGGGTTGGGTGACCTGCAGGACCGGCATCTTGGTGACGTTCTGAATGATCTTGTCGACGTTGCTCTCATGCTTGGGCGATAGGTGCATGATCACCACGAACGCCATGCCGCAGTCGTTCGGCATATGCTCGAAGAAGGCCAGAAGGGCCTGAATCCCGCCCGCCGAGGCGCCAATGCCGACCACCGGAAACTCCAGCGTACTTCGGGTCAGTGGCATGTTCTTGGGTGTGGATGGCTCGGAGCGGGTGGTCATCTATTCCTCGGCGTTTTTATTGGAACGTTCCCGGTCGGCAACAAGAGGGAGACAGCAAGGCAGGTAGGGAAATTCAGGGCGCGGCCATGGCGCCGCCGAACGGATGATACGGTTTTGCAGGGTCGATTACTGCCGGCTAGCAGCGCTGCGTTTTGGCGGCCGGTGGTTCAGCACTCGATGATGTTCACCGCCAGGCCGCCGCGGGCGGTTTCCTTGTACTTGCTTTTCATGTCGGCGCCGGTCTGGCGCATGGTGCGGATCACCTTGTCCAGCGATATGAAGTGGCTACCGTCACCCCGCAGCGCCATGCGTGCGGCATTGATCGCCTTGACCGCACCCATGGCGTTGCGCTCGATGCAGGGGACCTGCACCAGCCCGCCAACCGGATCGCAGGTGAGCCCGAGGTTGTGCTCCATGCCGATCTCGGCGGCGTTCTCCACCTGCTGCGGCGTGCCGCCCAGCACTTCGCAGAGCGCACCGGCGCCCATCGAGCAAGCGACGCCGACCTCGCCCTGGCAACCGACCTCGGCGCCGGAAATGGAGGCGTTCTCCTTGTACAGGATGCCGATCGCCGCCGCCGTGAGCAGAAAGCGCACCACGCCGTCCTCGTTGGCGCCGCGGATGAAGCGTACGTAGTAGTGCAGCAGCGCCGGGATGATCCCCGCTGCGCCGTTGGTCGGTGCGGTGACCACGCGACCGCCGGCGGCGTTCTCCTCGTTGACCGCCAATGCATAGAGGTCGACCCAGTCCAGCACGCTGAGCGAATCGCGCAGGCTGGCTTCCGGATGCTCGCTGAGCTGACGGTAGAGCCCCGCCGCGCGTCGTTGCACCTTGAGCCCGCCGGGCATCACGCCCTCGGTGCGGCAGCCGGCCTTGACGCACTCCTGCATGACTTGCCAGATCTTCAACAGCCCGGCACGGGTCTCGGCTTCGGGGCGCCACGCGGCCTCGTTGGCCAGCATCAGTTCGCTGATCGACAGCCCGTGCTCGCTGCACAGCGCCAGTAGCTCGCTGGCGCTGCGGAAGGGGTAGGGCAGGGGTGTACGGTCTTCGACGATGCGGTCGCTACCGGCTGCCTGCTCGTCGACGACGAAGCCACCGCCGACCGAGTAATACTCACGGCTGCGCAGCTGCAGCCCGGCCGTATCGAAGGCGCGCAGGATCATGCCGTTGGGGTGGTACGCCAGCGGCTTGCGGATGAACTGCAGGTCGTTGCCGGCTTCGAAGCGAATGACCTTTTCGCCCAGCAGACGCAGCTCGTGCGACTCCCGGAAGGTCGCCATGCGCTGGGGAATGTTGCCGGTATCGACTGTTTCCGGAAGCTCACCTTCGAGCCCGAGTATCACTGCCTTGTCGCTGCCGTGGCCCTTGCCGGTCGCCCCGAGGGAGCCGTAAAGCTCGACTCGGACGCGCTCGGTGGCATCGAGCAGTTGGTCATCGCGCAGGCCCTCGGCAAACCGCAGTGCTGCGCGCATCGGCCCGACCGTATGCGAACTGGACGGGCCGATGCCGATCTTGAACAGGTCGAAAACGCTGAGGGACATGGGTAATGCTCCGCAATGGTTGGGCCTCCATAGAGCCTAGACCCGCGCCGCGGCGTGCAGGAGGAATACCGCCGCCCGCCATGCAAAAGCTGCACTCAGCGATTGCGCGCCGAGCCGCCCCAGGGTTTGGATTCCAGGCTGTTGTGCACGGCGGTGGCGGCCTGTGCGGCCTGGCCGATGGCGACGCTGATCTGCTTCAGCCCCAGGGTCACGTCACCGATCGCATAGAGGCCGCGCACCGAGGTCTGCAAATGATCGTCCACCGGCACGCCACCGCATTCGTCGCAGGGTACGCCTAGCTGAGCCGCCAGGTCGGAGCGAAAGCGCGCCCCGAGATTGGGGTAGATGATGTCGAAGTGGTGCCGGTCGCCGCCGCAGGTCAGCAGCTCGATACCGGTGTCGCACGGGTGCAGCGATTCGACCCGGTCACTGATGACCTGGATGCCGTAGTGCTCGGCCAGGGCAATAGCCTGGTCGCAGGCGTCCGGCTCGCCGTGCACCACCACCGTCACGCGGTCGCTGAAGGTGCGCAGGAACACCGCGTGGCCGATGGCGTTTTCCGCTTCGCCATACACCGCGACGTTGTCGCCATCGACCTCGTAACCGTCGCAGATGGCGCACAGGCGCACCTTGCCCTCACCGATCGCCTGTTCGACATCCGGCATGTCCGGCAGGGTGTCTTCGATGCCGGTGGCGAGGATGATGCGACGGGCTACACAGGTTCGCTCGCCATAGCGGACGCTGAATCCGTCGGCATGGGGCTCGATCCATTCCACCCGGCCGTGCTCGAGCCGGGCGCCATAGCCGCTGGCCTGCTCGCGCAACCGGACCAGCAGATCGTTGCCGTTTATCCCC comes from Stutzerimonas stutzeri and encodes:
- a CDS encoding L-serine ammonia-lyase; amino-acid sequence: MSLSVFDLFKIGIGPSSSHTVGPMRAALRFAEGLRDDQLLDATERVRVELYGSLGATGKGHGSDKAVILGLEGELPETVDTGNIPQRMATFRESHELRLLGEKVIRFEAGNDLQFIRKPLAYHPNGMILRAFDTAGLQLRSREYYSVGGGFVVDEQAAGSDRIVEDRTPLPYPFRSASELLALCSEHGLSISELMLANEAAWRPEAETRAGLLKIWQVMQECVKAGCRTEGVMPGGLKVQRRAAGLYRQLSEHPEASLRDSLSVLDWVDLYALAVNEENAAGGRVVTAPTNGAAGIIPALLHYYVRFIRGANEDGVVRFLLTAAAIGILYKENASISGAEVGCQGEVGVACSMGAGALCEVLGGTPQQVENAAEIGMEHNLGLTCDPVGGLVQVPCIERNAMGAVKAINAARMALRGDGSHFISLDKVIRTMRQTGADMKSKYKETARGGLAVNIIEC
- a CDS encoding NAD(P)/FAD-dependent oxidoreductase, with product MNAPSPNPDSNPVDCLIVGGGPAGLTAALYLGRFHRSCLVVDAGCSRASWIPRSRNYPGFPPGINGNDLLVRLREQASGYGARLEHGRVEWIEPHADGFSVRYGERTCVARRIILATGIEDTLPDMPDVEQAIGEGKVRLCAICDGYEVDGDNVAVYGEAENAIGHAVFLRTFSDRVTVVVHGEPDACDQAIALAEHYGIQVISDRVESLHPCDTGIELLTCGGDRHHFDIIYPNLGARFRSDLAAQLGVPCDECGGVPVDDHLQTSVRGLYAIGDVTLGLKQISVAIGQAAQAATAVHNSLESKPWGGSARNR